atcttccccatatgcccatgtttatgcaaattagtttttacatgacaaaactgtatagaaaggttattgaatattatgttaggaaaatctgaaaactttttgtctccttaatgatattgatctaggtgtgcaggtccactcaagccatccaacagatgtgaagtaGCTTTAAagcttactggttctcagtcagacgagagctggtttggaatgtctcatagtgcacaaggctgccattgtaaggtatgctgactaagcctgtcatctgtctcatggatagactgatggcttgcacatacgtgacttttggcatatagcctttgtgtggttgtctattgtatgttgtagataataggagtccaagacacatccagctatcctcttactgctgtttccaaaccattttgatggggtttctatcaatttgtaaccttttttttgtgaaccagacactctctcttcttcagagcagggggtgcctggggttctacctctgacttctattgtgctctggtgcttggtagagcacacgagcattttggtgctcgatcaacactataaaatggttatccactgaccgtctaatattcctccagccacataacttgttcttttctgtccagtgaatgcctaatttttaagaaccgtactcccgtggcctaaaataatatttttctaggctccagcagggcacatttttgagagtttccctttaagatgcataaaaatggcccctgattaagatacatattttttgtgggaatttttttgccattgatccacctttggtatgtcactgtccatgttatggaactgtttgtgcacttctagtaagtattaggttgttgcaaatatgacctgaaggtttttcaggttcgccttccattaaagtgaatggggcccatttGATCGAGAACGCACGTTCACGAAACGTCCTGgatgatgtttgtccatcactactgggCAATGTTCTACTTGAAACCTTGGGTCCTGGCACCATGTGGATGTGACATGTACCACCTTCCTGACCACTGTACAGACACGTAGCCCTTAATGGCAGTCATCATCTGTCATCAGAGAGTGGTCTATTGTTTACTTCTAcagtatttttttctttacttacacttttttttagatTCCATGTCGCCATTTGAGAATGAAATTCCTAAAATACTGCAACTTTCACAATAGGTTGACATTTTCATGTCACTTCAGTTAGTGCTGTGTACACATATAATCCAGTGCCTCTCTTATAAAGCTAGAGGCAAATCTCAGGATCACATTATAGACAATAGATTATAGTgacacctcctcctccctcttcctGCACAGCGCCCCTGTACATGTCCTAGACTAGAACATACTCTTCCAAAGTCCAAGTGCCTACTGTAAACCAAATCCCGGACATATCCATGTCCCATTTTAGAATCAAGGGTTTTGCAAATTATAGCCCAAGATTCCAGGTCCTCCTATATTGTACACTAATAATATtgctatgaaactgttatgttcatgtaatgtgactggttcaccaacaggtggcagtgtatctggcagagaaagAGCTCTTTAGATAGAATTTAACTTACCAtcccattctcccccttttgggcagaagtgggttaGTCCTGcgtcctaccaagggaggggttgcaggaaGCTTTAGTCAGTTAAGTCTAGTTGTAGTGGAGTTGAGTCTAGTGTTGGAAGCAGACGAGTCAAGATTGTGCAGTGAAGGGAATGTCTGCCCCTCCTGCAGCAAGAATCCCaaaagggaagcagctcatagagcaccaagACATCACAAGAGGGTCAACAGCCCAAGGCACCTGAGAACTGGCAGGAGGAGTCAGGAGCACCGCCCTGGGTGCGCTGCCTGCAGGAGACAGAGTATGTCTTGATTCTGGGCCTAACTCCACCACCTACATCCTAGGCTCTCAGGTGACCACAGCCTTCTCATACCGCCCCGCGATCGTCAAGTACCAGCCCCCGTGGAAGATGTCGACTATTTAGTCAGCAGCTCCATGAGGATTCTGTTTCATCAGACCCCCCTACAGAGGCCCTTTTACAGCTACCACTGCAGCCAGAGGCACCCAGCCCCCCTGCTCTGGCTGGAGGTTCCGGCACCAAGAAAGAGGTTCCCTTTGCCATTTTCAGCCCTGCGGCCCTGTTAAAACCATGTGGATCCACTAGAGGGCAGTAGAGCTGTACAGCTGCCGCACCTGTTGCTGGAAAGGGGTAGCAAAGACCCATTATGTCCTTCAGTGGTCCTGTGTTGCCTCTTAGTGGTCCTGTGTTGCCCCAGAGGGTCATGTTTTGTTATACCCTTTTCCCCCTTCTCAAGTTAAGGAAAACTGCCTTAAAGGTTCACACTAAAATTAAAATGACAGCGTATTAAGCTATGACTCTGAACAACCTCATGAGACCAATAGTGGGAACCCCACCTATGTTGTTGCAAGCTCTGTGACATGCACAGAAACTAtgaagtagtgttgatcacgaatattcaaatttttatcgcaaatataggtaattcgaaaattcacgaacattttgaatatagtgatatatattcgtaatttcgaatatccgagatttttttattgctatttttcgtaatgctaatttttatcgcaaatttttcaattgccgagtaaaaacatgattcctccctgcttcttgcttgtcggccaatgactcattggcccacaagcagggaggaatcatgactttaaatgggaaaaatgatgaatattctaaaaaactaatatatagcactatatcgaatatattagtttttttaatattcgtaatattctaaaacaagaatatatagctatatagcgaatattcaaaaaaaatgaatgtaaagcaatttagctaatatagtgctataatcttctttgtctaataggtgtaatttttttctcatctgaagttcagattggaaaaaaatttcaactattgaaaaaaagattatagcactatattagctaaattgctctatattattttctttttttctcgaatataagctatattgcaatatatactcttgttttagaatattatgaatatttgaaaaaacaaatatattagttttttcgaatattcttaatattctaaaaaagaatataaagcaatatagcgaatattcaaaaaaaaaagaatatagagcaatttagctaatttagtgctataatcttctttgtctaatagttgtaatttttttctcatctgaagttcagattggaaaaaaattacaacaataaaaaaaaaagattacagcactatattagctaaattgctctacattcgtttttttctAATATTGGCTGTATTGGTATAtagtcttgttttagaatattacgaatattcgaaaaatctaatatattcgatatagtgctatgactcattggcccacaagcaagaagcagggaggaatcatgtttttgctcggcaattaaaaaatttgcaatgaaaatttgcattatgaaaattcgtattacgaaaattcgcacaTTACGCGATCATTGCCCTGtcgattttttttgtaaaaaaaattatagaatataacgaatatttgaatttgcgaatattcgccgaatattctacaaaatattcgcaaaatatcgcgaattcgaatatgactactgccgctcatcactactattaAGGCCGCACCACATTACTCGGCTATTCAtataaacctgggacacgatcggccCTGGGGGGTGGACCGGTGCACACACTATAGAAGTACTTGAAACTAGAAAAGACTAGTCCAGCCTCAAAATGAATTACAATGGTACAGTATACAGCATAGCTCTGGTCTCCTCTCTGGCTGCTCTGGTGGCCGGGTTATGAACCTGACTCTCCTACATGCCAGATCTCTACACACACGTGCACACACTGGAGCAGTACTTCCTGTGCACCTCTGAATCTCCTCCCCCGGCTGTCCAGACCATGGTTCTGGTTCCCTCTGCTGGAGTTAAATGCTTCAGTAGCTTCTGGGTGTGACAAAGTTGTGGGAAATGACTAGAGTCACTGTTTATACAAACTGGGGTTCGATACTGAGAGTCAGACTGGGAAAACTGTGACCCACCGCAGTGCCGGTTGATAGTCTTTGTCTGATATACAAATAACCCTGGTGCAGCCTGATCTCATGTACTATCAACTATAGGACAGTGTACAGCAAGGTATTTTAGTGGTTCTTTCTCCtttaattccttgtaatgtagttggTTAGTGGTACCTGGTGGTACTGAGCCCCATTCCTGAAGTCTGAAGTAACTGGACATTCGTTCTGTTCACTGAAGACCCTCAGGAAGGGCCAGGAAGCCAGAAAACATTGAGGACCTCATCGGGGGGGATGTGTCTTGCTACCATCAcctctctctgtattatgggtCGTCGGCCGAGTGCCATGTTGGGAACTGGTCAATTAGGAGCTCCCTCATTTGTTCACGGCTTTGGTGACAGTTACTAAAGGAGGGTTCACATCACGCTTTTCCCATCCTTCTAACAATATACAAAAAACGGGtatgttaaatggatgcctcagaccGATGCAAaacagtggcatctgttcaccatagagtaatggttgtaaaaaataaaaataaagcgtaCCTTTTTTTACCATTGCAAAAAACACGTATACGTTTTTTTTATCGGAcctgcaggatacaagaatgtggtgtgctgcttttttgtatcctttcttttgtaacgtatacgtcaaacatgatgtgaacccacccttactttcTGTATGTTATCTTGAGTATATAATGTATCTTTTATCATAGTCTAGTAAACTTTAAAGTCGTTTTAAGTCTATTTTCTCCCGAATCTCAGAATTCACATTAATACAGTCAACAAGACGAGCAGGGAAGGAAATAACACTCAGCTGCAGGATCAGACGACGCAAGGGGTTTGTTCGTAGTCTGTAACCTTGGAGACGTGGATTTCACTTGACATCAGTAGTGAAAAAGGTTCTGGGAGCTGTTGTTTTGTAGTTTTACTTACTTTAAAATAAagggaatcatttttttttattactttctattattattaattattgtatttttttaataattttgttaGCATTTTGTAATCAGATCTTTTATATTAGCAAaatatttttatcatttattactttattttattatatttttaattttttatcattttgtattattgttattatttttttggtattttttttattattttatctttattcTTTTCTTGGCAAAATATATTTCAGCCGCACTGAAGGATTTAGAAGCCTGAACCAGAAGGTGAGGGCACTGTCTGGAGGACAACCCGGCTGCTATTCCAGcgctcctggagctctgagtgaCGCTTCCCCGCTATCATATTTAGGCAGATTAGTCCTTCAGGGttcctggaaagctgggtgacaatgcATGTGGGAACAGTAATGGTGCCCATATTGGATGCCCCCCAGCGTTCTCGGAAACAGAAGGGCTGAACAGGACATCTGACGTCTCACAGGTGAGGACAGTGCAAGGACGTCTGTGTCTTAGTGACATTTTCCAGGAGATTTTCACTGTCTAGTGAATCATACAATGTAGTGATTCATGTGGTCGGGGGGCGGCCTAAACTCTACCGTGTAATAATAGTGCCTGTAGGTGCTGAGGTCACTGATGATGAGAATGACGACTTACGGGCACCCACCCTCAGGTGCAGTCTGTACTAGTCACTGCGTTTCTCTAGTGTCACATTCACCTCTTAAAGGGGTGCTCAGCCTAAAAAGGTCCTGCTCTACAGACTGCCCCCTGGTGGACATTGAGAGACATACACGCCTGCAGTCTTACATGGGGCTATGTGAGGCATAGGAGAGGGATGCTCTAACAATAAGAAGCTGTCTGCTTGTTGGGACCCTCCAGCTCAAGGGCCCCATTGTGATTGCTACCCCTGCACCCCTGCCCGCACTGTGTGAGCGGGAGCCCGGACCTCCTTCACCTGCTGCCCGATATACCCTGGCTCCTTAACAAACCCATCCGGCCATTTCTGCACaggcagtggccgggtttggcgTGGCCccgacatacacacacagggaccaAGTGTCCAAAACGAGGCAGAGAAAGAGTtaaaaatgaaattgtgtgactgTCAGAAGTGAGGAATGTCAGGCTCTGTGAGATAGCGGCCACCTACACACCTTAAAAACCTGCTCCCCCGGCACCTACCTCATTCCATATTCTGCGCTCACTGGGGGGTGGCCCCAGCTCCTCTGCTATAATACAGGACTACTACTCCCATTCAGATACAGAGTGGCTCCTGAGCTGAGAACGCTGCCCCCCAGGATGACACCCTCAGTCACCGCCATCTTATTCCTGACCGTCTGTGTCGCCTCAGGTGAGAGATTGACCTTATTACTAATGGGAGAAAAGCTGCGGAtgatgggtagatagatagatagataatagatagatagatagatagatagatagatagataatagatagatagataatagataataaatagatagatagatgatagatagatagatagataatagatagatagatagatgatagatagatagatagatagatagatagatagatagatagatagataatagatagatagatagatagatagatagataatagatagataatagataatagatagataatagatagatagataatagatagatagatgatagatagatagataatagatagataatagatagatagatagatagatatgagagagagataggTAGATACAGCACGGTGGCTCAAtggttagcactggggtcctaggcttgaatctgaccaaggatgaCATCTGCATGGggtctgtatgttctccccgtgtttcctccgggttctccgctTTCCTCCCACACTAGACGGACTGATGGGGACCTTGGATTGTGAGCCccgttggggacagttggatgctaacgtctgtaaagcgctgcggaatatagtagctctATATAAGTGCACACAATAAATACAGTAGATAGATGGTGCCCTATGGCCAGACTCTAATAATTggcgtacagatgtagcagtgttgAGTTTGTTGAGAATTTCAGCACTTCTATTGAATTCATGATTTATTGCATTTCATACCTTCCCATTGTATTAATTACCCCagctttacatgggactgtaggtaAACCTGTGATCACAATGCAATAAAGAACCAGTCCAATGCgcagctcagctctgctacatcaacaTCTAGCCTAGAGACATTACCAGTAAGTGCTGATGATGTCAGTGACTAATAGATGTTTAATCTTCACTGACAATCCCTTCCCTCAGGACTCGTTTTTCCAGTTCTATGACCGGAGGCGTTTTGTGTCGCTCTCACCCCGAGCCTCTCTTCATAGGATAAGAATTTGCAGAGGTGACGCTTTTTTAGACTGTTGTCAAGTTAACTGTCAAACAGAAAGCAAATTCAAATCCTATAGGGGGCGCTCTCCTAGACTGCAACATCTGACAGAACAAAACCTCCATGTGGAGGTAGAGTTGGACCCAACAGACTTCTCTGGGGGACACATTATGGCTTTGTACAGCTCTGAGGATGTACACAGCCATCACACAGTAAAGGGTACATGGCCCTTTAAGAAGTGGAGTTGCGACAACCTTCTAATGGATAATCAACAATAGTACAAAGTGTCAACTAAtaataaactaatactttgtatTTACATATTATAGGGCATTGGATGATGTCTGATACATTAGAAGGTTACATCCATGGCGGCAGGGATCATTGTTGGAACCCCCTACGCCCTTATGGGGTAATTCTTtaccttaaagggggttttcacTCTCCCAGTTTAAATAGTTTCGGACCCATCAGTTGGTTTTGTCAGTGGGATATCCCTATCCCCACCTTATCACTCTTTTTTACCGGTAGATTTCCACAATACCTATTGGTTTCACAAATGTTGCTGATCGTGGACCATAAGGGGGTGTGACTTATGCAAATGTTGGCAATTGTGGACCATAAAGGGGGTGTGACTTATGCAAATGTTGCCGATCGTGGACCATAAAGGGTCCGTGACTTATGCAAATGTTGCCGATCGTGGACCATAAAGGGGCCGTGACTTATGCAAATGTTGCCAATCGTGGACCATAAAGGGACCGTGACACTTATGCAAATATTGTATCACTGGGCGTTTCTGTCCATTTTGGGGCTGTTTCCACATGGAACAATATCAGCCTTTAAATTGGTTGGTAAATCTAGTTTCAGTGGTGAGACGTCTGCAGATACGCAAGTCTATAGTGTGACTTATGACATTGTCTTCTAGGCTGGTCCTTGAAGTGTGTGCAGTGCACTGGTTTCAGTAACACCCCCTGCATCGGCGGCTTACAGGACTGCCCCTCCGTTAGTGATGCCTGCGGGACGACGGTGATCCGCACCAGAGGTAACAAGACAGATTTTACGTTTACTGCCCCTTTAAATGCAGGCAGTGCTGACTGATCGAATTCCGTTCATTTTCAGGATACCGCTGGACGAGCTTTTACTACATCCGCTCCTGTGTGAGTACCACCGAGTGCTTCAATAACGCGAGTGTGACCGGTTTGTACGCGACCACAGCGTCCGGAACGACGTGCTGCTTCACTGACAACTGCACCACCTCCGTACCGACCCGTAAGCGTCCCATTAGTCCACATTTGTATTGACTTTgctttacatttatttttgcttttgatcATTTTCTATACATTTAGTATCATATCTATAGGCGGTTTTTATTCTTTTTGCCCCTAGTACCAGTGGAAAATTACACCTTAAATGGGTTAATGTGCCCGTCCTATGTGGAAACAATTATGGAACCCTGTGATATAAAGAACGTGTCATCCTGCATTGGAGATCAGATACGTTGTGTCCGATATTCAGCGACTACAACATTAGGTGAGCCCACGCCTGttactatgtatctttatagcaAAGCGTTGTGATGGAACCTACAGAAACCTCCTCAGCCTCCAAGATAATCCATCTAGTGTAAGACAGTATATAGAAAATAGACAGGAG
The Bufo gargarizans isolate SCDJY-AF-19 chromosome 2, ASM1485885v1, whole genome shotgun sequence genome window above contains:
- the LOC122926385 gene encoding phospholipase A2 inhibitor and Ly6/PLAUR domain-containing protein-like produces the protein MTPSVTAILFLTVCVASGWSLKCVQCTGFSNTPCIGGLQDCPSVSDACGTTVIRTRGYRWTSFYYIRSCVSTTECFNNASVTGLYATTASGTTCCFTDNCTTSVPTLPVENYTLNGLMCPSYVETIMEPCDIKNVSSCIGDQIRCVRYSATTTLVPWPKAGGPGSVAQSSSWILGQRAGNPGTVALHPHLIIFLKQSLSY